Proteins co-encoded in one Microcebus murinus isolate Inina chromosome 5, M.murinus_Inina_mat1.0, whole genome shotgun sequence genomic window:
- the TNFAIP3 gene encoding tumor necrosis factor alpha-induced protein 3: protein MAEQLLPQALYLSNMRKAVKIRERTPEDIFKPTNGIIPHFKTMHRYTLEMFRTCQFCPQFREIIHKALIDRSIQASLESQKKLNWCREVRKLVALKTNGDGNCLMHATSQYMWGVQDTDLVLRKALFSTLKETDTRNFKFRWQLESLKSQEFVETGLCYDTRNWNDEWDTLIKMASTDTPGAQGGLQYNSLEEIHIFVLCNILRRPIIVISDKMLRSLESGSNFAPLRVGGIYLPLHWPPQECYRYPIVLGYDSQHFVPLVTLKDSGPEIRAVPLVNRDRGRFEDLKVHFLTEPENEMKEKLLKEYLTLIEIPVQGWDHGTTHLIKAAKLDEANLPKEINLVDDYFELVQHEYKKWQENNEQGRREMHAQNPLEPSMPQLSLMDVKCETPNCPFFMSVNTQPLCHECSERRQKNQNKLPKLNSKPGAKGLPGVALGASRGEACEPLAWNPEEPAGGPHSAPPTAPSLFLFSETTAMKCRSPGCPFTLNVQHNGLCERCHSARQRQASHAADRERHLDPGKCRACLQDVSRTFNGICSTCFKRTTAEPASILSSGGPSSCHQRSKSDPSQLRRSPSPRSCHRPGNDSPAPSGCLSPAARTPGDRTGSSKCRKPGCMYFGTPENKGFCTLCFIEYRENKHFVTASGKASPTPSRFQNTVPCLGRECGTLGSTMFEGYCQKCFIEAQNQRFHEAKRTEEQLRSSQHRDVPRATQSTSRPKCARASCKNILACRSEELCMECQHLTQRVVPGAHVAEPNPEEPPKQRCRAPACDHFGNAKCNGYCNECFQFKQMYG, encoded by the exons ATGGCTGAACAACTCCTTCCCCAGGCTTTGTATTTGAGCAATATGCGGAAAGCTGTGAAGATAAGAGAGAGAACTCCAGAGGACATTTTTAAACCTACCAATGGGATCATTCCTCATTTTAAAACCATGCACCGGTACACGCTGGAAATGTTCAGAACTTGCCAGTTTTGCCCACAGTTTCGGGAGATCATCCACAAAGCTCTCATCGACAGAAGCATCCAGGCTTCCCTGGAAAGCCAGAAGAAGCTCAATTGGTGTCGAGAAGTCAGGAAGCTCGTGGCTCTGAAAACAAATG GTGATGGCAACTGCCTCATGCACGCCACTTCTCAGTACATGTGGGGCGTTCAGGACACAGACTTGGTCCTGAGGAAGGCACTCTTCAGCACGCTTAAGGAGACAGACACACGCAACTTTAAATTCCGCTGGCAACTGGAGTCTCTGAAATCTCAGGAATTTGTGGAAACGGGGCTTTGCTACGACACTCGG AACTGGAATGATGAATGGGACACCCTAATCAAAATGGCTTCCACAGACACTCCAGGGGCCCAGGGTGGACTTCAGTATAATTCACTGGAAGAAATACACATATTTGTCCTTTGTAACATCCTCAGAAGGCCAATCATTGTCATTTCAG ACAAAATGCTAAGAAGTTTGGAATCGGGTTCAAATTTCGCCCCTCTGAGAGTGGGTGGAATTTACCTGCCTCTCCACTGGCCTCCCCAGGAATGCTACAGATACCCCATCGTTCTCGGCTACGACAGCCAACACTTTGTACCTCTAGTGACCCTGAAGGACAGTGGGCCTG aaatccGAGCTGTTCCACTTGTTAACAGAGATCGAGGAAGATTTGAAGACTTGAAAGTTCACTTTTTGACAGAGCCTGAAAATGAGATGAAGGAAAAGCTCTTGAAAGAGTACTTGACGCTGATAGAAATCCCAGTCCAAGGCTGGGACCATGGCACGACTCATCTCATCAAAGCTGCAAA ATTGGATGAAGCTAACTTACCAAAAGAAATCAATCTGGTAGATGATTACTTTGAACTTGTTCAGCATGAGTACAAGAAGTGGCAGGAAAACAACgagcaggggaggagagagatgcATGCCCAGAATCCCTTGGAACCTTCCATGCCCCAGCTATCTCTCATGGACGTAAAATGTGAAACTCCCAACTGTCCTTTCTTCATGTCTGTGAACACCCAGCCCTTATGCCACGAATGTTCAGAGAGGCGGCAGAAGAATCAAAACAAACTCCCAAAGCTGAACTCTAAGCCAGGTGCCAAGGGGCTCCCTGGCGTGGCACTTGGGGCTTCTCGGGGAGAGGCCTGTGAGCCCTTGGCCTGGAACCCCGAGGAGCCAGCTGGGGGTCCTCATTCGGCCCCACCGACAGCACCCAGCCTTTTCCTGTTCAGTGAAACCACCGCCATGAAGTGCAGGAGCCCGGGCTGCCCGTTCACGCTGAACGTGCAGCACAACGGACTGTGTGAGCGCTGCCACAGTGCCCGGCAGCGCCAGGCCAGCCACGCCGCAGACCGCGAGAGGCATTTAGATCCCGGGAAGTGCCGTGCCTGCCTCCAGGATGTCAGCAGGACGTTTAACGGGATCTGCAGCACTTGCTTCAAAAGGACTACGGCAGAGCCCGCCTCCATTCTCAGCTCCGGTGGCCCTTCCTCCTGTCATCAGCGGTCCAAGTCGGATCCCTCCCAGCTCAGGCGGAGTCCCTCCCCACGTTCTTGCCACAGACCTGGAAACGACAGCCCCGCCCCATCTGGCTGCCTCTCTCCAGCCGCACGGACTCCAGGGGACAGGACGGGGTCGAGCAAGTGCAGAAAACCTGGCTGCATGTATTTTGGGACTCCAGAAAACAAGGGATTTTGCACGCTGTGTTTCATCGAGTACAGAGAAAACAAAC ATTTTGTCACTGCATCAGGAAAAGCCAGTCCCACACCTTCCAGGTTCCAGAACACAGTTCCATGCCTGGGCAGGGAATGTGGCACCCTTGGGAGCACCATGTTTGAAGGCTACTGTCAGAAGTGTTTCATTGAAGCTCAGAACCAGAGATTTCATGAAGCCAAAAGGACTGAAGAGCAACTG AGATCAAGCCAGCACAGAGACGTCCCTCGAGCCACACAGAGCACCTCAAGGCCCAAGTGTGCCCGGGCCTCCTGCAAGAACATCCTGGCCTGCCGCAGCGAGGAACTCTGCATGGAGTGCCAGCACCTCACCCAGCGAGTGGTCCCTGGGGCCCACGTGGCTGAACCCAATCCTGAAGAGCCCCCCAAACAGCGCT